The following DNA comes from Thalassomonas viridans.
GCCGAGGTCATTGCATCTAACTGTGCCGGTATTGAAACAGGTGAGCGGGTGTGGGGCTTTTTACCTATGGCAAGTCATGTAAAAATTGTTGCGGGTAAAGTGACCCCTTCCGGCTTTATGGACATCAGTCCCCACAGGGAAGGCTTAGCGCCGGTTTATGCCACCTTTGACCGGGTCAGTGCTAATCCCTTTTACCGGGCCGAGCGGGAAGACTTTGAGATGCTGCTCAGGGGCCTGTTTACCACCTCCTGGCTGGTGGATGACTTTATGTCTGATAACCGGTATTTTGGCGCCGAGCAATACCTGATCACCAGTGCTTCCAGTAAAACCAGTATCGCCCTGGCGTTTGCGGTGCGGGAAAGGAATGAGCAAAGAAGCGTCGGCATTACCTCTGCGGCTAACCTGGCTTTTGTTGAGGGGCTGGGATGTTATGACCAGGTGATCACCTATGACGATATAACTTCGCTCGACAGCGCTAAGGCGTCCGTTTTAGTGGATATGGCGGGCAGTTTTACTACCTTGATGGCTATTCACCGGCATTTTGGCGGCCAGCTGCGTTACTCCTGTAAAATTGGCGCTACCCACCATAATGATTTGTCGGGCGAGGGAGAGCTGCCCGGGGTTAAACCGGTTTTCTTTTTTGCACCTACCCAAGTGCAAAAGCGCACCCGGGACTGGGGACGTGGCGAAGTGATGAAACGTTTGGGGGCGGCGCTGGTGCGTTATATTGAATTTTGCCGGTCGATATTGACCATAAAACATACTTGCAGTGACGACGAGATAGCCAAGGTGTTTCAAGAG
Coding sequences within:
- a CDS encoding DUF2855 family protein: MSAITTAVFEVDKSNLTKTRILHQQIEPDLAENEVLLAIDKFALTANNVSYCLTGDSLGYWRFFPADDNWGRIPAMGYAEVIASNCAGIETGERVWGFLPMASHVKIVAGKVTPSGFMDISPHREGLAPVYATFDRVSANPFYRAEREDFEMLLRGLFTTSWLVDDFMSDNRYFGAEQYLITSASSKTSIALAFAVRERNEQRSVGITSAANLAFVEGLGCYDQVITYDDITSLDSAKASVLVDMAGSFTTLMAIHRHFGGQLRYSCKIGATHHNDLSGEGELPGVKPVFFFAPTQVQKRTRDWGRGEVMKRLGAALVRYIEFCRSILTIKHTCSDDEIAKVFQEVLTGEGQASVGHVISLRK